The DNA sequence cgctgacccccccccccccccacacacacacacatccgggtcctgcccctcccccgggggcCCCAGGACCCCGGCTCGGCACCCCGAGTTCTTGCACCCGGGACCGAGACACTGCGACCCCAAGGGCCACTACTTGGAGCCCGAAGCACCGGCCCCTAACAGGCCTTATTGGTCAGGTGACCCCTGAGAGACCCCTCGgtctctccaggcctcagtttccccacctgctgCTTGCAGTGGCGGTCTGGGTGCTGAAGACGGTCCCGGCGTTTTTTGGAGCCGGTCCAGACTCGGGCCCTTTAGGTCTGACAGTAAATCTTTCTGTTTTTTCCGTTCTCCCCGAATCCGGTTCCCGGGGCTGGTCAGAAGCGGGAGGCCCCGAGGCGCCGCTCTGGGTCGTCCTCCCGTAGGACCTCCCCTCCGGGACTGCCGCTTCGCCCCTTGCTGGGTCTAGCTGTCCTGCGGCTCCTGGAGGCCAGTCACTTCCCGCCCTCTCCTCACCTTTGCGCAGGCCCCCTGCGCCACCGTCACACCCCTTCCCTTCGCCGTCACGCTGCCGATGAAGTTTAGATGAATGTGGCATTTGTTTCTCCCCTTCCAGTGGGATTCTCTGTACCTCAGACTCTCCTCACTTCTTGGTCACTCCCCCTGCGGGTAGGTGGCCCATATCTCTGCCCCGGACTTCTCATTGACAGTTTTCCCCAAGTGTCAgttgtcttcttcctcttctgccacttcctttttctcctccagaTCCAGGCCTCAGATTTCCTTGGGGATGGGTGAAGCTCTGAGCTGGATTATAAGGGACATAGAAGGGAACCAGCAGGCTCTCACAGAGACTTTGGAGTCTGAACCTGGTTTCCAGTCTTAAAGTTAACAGCTGTGTAACTtagggcaagtcacttccctctTCTGACCTCTGGTTTCCTCATTAGTTGGGAATAACACCATCCACTTCATAGGGCTGatgtgaggcttaaatgagatgatgcatttGCAGTATTTAGCACAGGGCCAGGTACAAAGTAGGAACTCAGTACGTTTTAACTGCCTCTCGTTGACCACCTCTTCTTAGAGGCTTCATACCAGGCTCTTTACATAGATATTCACTTAACAAGTCCTAGGCTGGGCCCTAGCTTCCATTTCTGGGATCTCCCCTGCCAAGCCAGGTAGGCCCCAGGGCAGTGGAGGGGGGTTCCCTAACTAGTCCCTACTGGCCCAGAGACCATGGAGTCTGTCAGGTCTCAGAGTAGGACACCCAGCTTTTTCTCCTAAGGATTGTGATCCTTGGCAGGTCatgcccctccctgtgcctcagcttccttctctATAAAGTGGAAATTCAGACTCAGTCCTTTGGGCGAGCTGTAATATGGGGGGTGGTCAGCCCTCCTCTTCCCAGGACTTCTGGGAGGATATTGTGAGCTCCTTAATACTGTAAACCAAGGCAAGCCTCACAGCATGGGAGAAGGCTATAGTTAGGATTGCAGGATGGCATGGCAGGTgggctccctgccttccttcaTGCCTTCCCATCCTTTCTCTCTAGTGACTACCTGTTTAAGCTGCTTTTGATTGGTGATTCGGGCGTGGGCAAGTCATGCCTGCTTCTGCGGTTTGCTGTGAGTAAGAAGCCTCCCATACGATCCACCTGGGGTCCTGGCtggtggcaggagggagagggggcaaCCCAGACCACAGTAGTTGCAAGACCTTAGAACCAAGGATGAAGTTGTAGGACCTCCTAGTAGCATCTCTAACTGAACAAAGACAAGGGAGTAGCAGATTGGGGTGCTGAGAATGGGGGCTTGGTAGTTACAAGCTTGGCTGGGTCAGGGACCTGGAGGGAGATTTTCCAAGTGGCCTTTGGGCCTGTTCACCTAGGCCATTTCATTGGTCCCTACTTTTCCAGGATGACACATACACAGAGAGCTACATCAGCACCATCGGGGTGGACTTCAAGATCCGAACCATTGAGCTGGATGGCAAAACCATCAAACTTCAGATCGTGAGAGTCGCTCTTCCCAGTCTCTGGCACAGAGGCAGCCGccttgggaggggtgggggctctgGGCAAGTAGCCCAGGGCTGACCTGCCCTTCTCTCCTACTGTCTTGTAGTGGGACACAGCTGGTCAGGAGCGGTTCCGGACCATCACTTCCAGCTACTACCGGGGGGCTCATGGCATCATTGTGGTGTATGATGTCACCGACCAGGTACTCCTGGCGTCACATGTCCAGTTTTGCCTCCTCAGCTTCAGGTCTTcggggctttgttttgttttgttttgttttgttttgttttagggttttattttttttaagtaatctgcacAGCCAgcgtgggggttgaactcacaacccggagatcaaaaATCACATGCTCTGCTGACGGAGCCAGTCAGGCACTCCAGGCCTTtggttcttgtttctttttactcttcCTATCCTCTCTTCCGGCTGCTGCCTGGAAGGGAGACTGTACTTGGACTCATTTCATGAGGAGGGAAACAGCTGCAGAAGTGAGTCCTCCTGAGGCCCCACTCAGGGCGTTGGCAGAAACAGGCCTCACACCTCCTGGCTAAACTTGCCACCTTATTCTAGACTTTTTAGGCACCTATGTTCCTAGGGGTTTAGTCAGCTGGTTGCTGTGCTGGGCCCATGGCTTCCTGTGTGAAGACACTGTGGAGAAGTGATTGGAGGGCTTTAGATAAGGAGGTAGGGAGCCCTGCACTCTGGGCGCATTGTGAGCAGAGGTAGGAGCCCTGTGTCTGCTGTGGCGGCATTAGTCCTGTGTCACTGGCAGCAGTGGTGGTATTAACAGGCTGAAACAGTCCCACCATACCTTGCAGTTTATAGAACTTGTTACAGCCTCTTAACACTCTAAAGAAGTCTGCATTAGGTTCCCATTTTATCGATGAGGAAATGGGTCAGAGTGGTGAGGAGACTTGGCTTGGGGTCAGACAGCTAGTTAAGTGGCAGAAACAGAAAAGGTAGGTCTACTGATTCTACTTGCTTTATTCTTTCTACTAAACCTTGTTGCTTAG is a window from the Ursus arctos isolate Adak ecotype North America unplaced genomic scaffold, UrsArc2.0 scaffold_23, whole genome shotgun sequence genome containing:
- the RAB1B gene encoding ras-related protein Rab-1B isoform X2 is translated as MWHLFLPFQWDSLYLRLSSLLGHSPCGDYLFKLLLIGDSGVGKSCLLLRFADDTYTESYISTIGVDFKIRTIELDGKTIKLQIWDTAGQERFRTITSSYYRGAHGIIVVYDVTDQESYANVKQWLQEIDRYASENVNKLLVGNKSDLTTKKVVDNTTAKEFADSLGIPFLETSAKNATNVEQAFMTMAAEIKKRMGPGAASGGERPNLKIDSTPVKPAGGGCC